The following DNA comes from Paraburkholderia sp. PGU19.
ATATGGGACCGCTCACGCACGCCGATAAAGTCAATGCGGCCATCGTGCGGCATATTGCGGAGGCGGATGCGATCGCTTGAAGGCGTCAAGGTTGTTGTTGCGTCTGTTGGGCTGGTTGCGCTTCCTGGGCTCAATGCCTATCTGAAGGATGCGACGTTGCGGACGCTTGCGCCTTACTCGCAGATTATCCGGCTTGGGCCGCAGTCGGCGAATCTGACTATCTCGTTGCCCTGATCTCTTGCCCTTCTTCGTGCCGGGCGCCTCTCCTTTTGTCGCTTTCTCTTTGGTGTGAACGTATTGGGATCCGCGACTACACTTGCATACATCACGCATTGCAGGAAGACTTCGATGATCGATATTCGGCCCGCTCGTTTTCCCGACGAAATCGAGGCCGTGCGGGCGATTTTCCGCGAGTACGCGGATGGTCTTGGTATTGACCTTGGCTTTCAGGCGTTCGACGAGGAACTGGCCACGCTGCCCGGTAAGTACTCGCCGCCGCGTGGCACCATATTGCTCGCGTGGCGCGACGAGCGCGTGATCGGTAGCGTTGCACTGCGGCCTTTTGAATTCGACATCTGCGAGATGAAGCGGCTTTATGTGCGGCCCGAAGGACGCGGACATCAAATCGGGACACTTCTTGCGCAGGCCGTCGTGCATGCTGCGAAGGAAGCGGGGTATCGGAGGATGCGGCTCGATACGCTGCCAACTATGCAGACTGCGCAGCGGCTCTATGCTTCTTTAGGGTTCAGGCCGATTTCTGCTTATGTTTTTAATCCTGTCGAAGGGACGCAGTTTCTGGAGCTTGAGATTTGAAGGTTTTTTTGCGGGCATCCGCAATGTGATGGTTGCTGCGCAGGCCTTGGCGTTGTGTGCTTGCCTTTGCGCTGGCATCCGCGATACGTTATCTAGCTTCACGCGTCGCCCCTGTGCGGGGCGGCACCTACTTTTCTTTGCCGCCGCAAAGAAAAGTAGACAAAAGAAAGCGGCTAACACCGCCAACATTTCTTTTTGCCTGAGGGCCCCCAACCGGTCTTACGCCTCAAACGGCAACGTCCTTGTTCGCGCGTGTTGCCAACGCGCTGAATGAACGCCTCACCCACTTCAAACACCCGCACAAGGGCTAGCGGCAGCTAATGGTTTGCGCCGCCCAGGTGGCAAACTGTGTGTAGGTTGTCGCGTCGTATAGGGTAGCGCTCTTACAGGGTGGAACGCATGCGTTACCGGTTCGGAGTGAGGCGTGCTAGGCACTACAGCCTACACACAGTTTGCCACCTGGGCGGCAGATGACTATCTGGCACGGCGTGCTGCGACGCGGGTGCGTGAAGCGGGTGAGGCGCACCGCAAGCGCGCTGGCAACCAACGCGGAACAAGCAGGTTGCCGTGTGAAGCGTAAGACCCGTTGGGGGCCCTCAGGCAGAAACTAGACCTGGCGGTGTTAGCCGCTTTCTTTTGCCTACTTTTCTTTGCGGCGGCAAAGAAAAGTAGGTGCCGCCCCGCACAGGGGCGACGCTTGAAGCTAGATAACGAAACGCGGATGCCAGCGCAAACACAAGCACACAACGCCTAGGCCTGCGCAGCGAAACATCACATCGAAGATGCCACCGCAAAGGCAAAAAAACAAACCGCGCGCGCCGCGAAGGCGCAACGCGGCTGCCAGCGCAATGACAAACCAACCCAACCGTCACACTCCTCCACCCACAGTCTTAACACTCTTCCACTGCCCCTGCTGCACCTCAAAGAGCGTATATGGCGGCTTAATCAGATCCCCATAAGGATCAAAAGTAATCTTCCCAGTAACACCCGTCAACGACACCTTAGCCAAACTCTCAACAATCTTCTCGCGATCAAGCGAATTAGCATCATGAATCGCCTTCAACATAGCAAGCGCAGCATCATATGCAAAAGGCGCATACAGCTCGACATCCTGGTTGAACCGCGCCTTATAGCGCTTGCCAAAGTCCTGCGCCGCAGGCAACTTATCAAGCGCGGGACCCGGCTCAAGATCCTGGGTGCGCTCACCCGAAGAACCCGCAATCTGCAAGAACGCATTACTCTTCAACGCACCCGCGCCAAACAACTGCGTCTGCATCCCCAGCGAACGCATCTGCTTGACCAGCATCGCGCCCTGCTCATCCAGCCCGCCAAAGAAAATCACATCGACATTCTTGCTCTTCAGCGAAGTGAGAATCGCGCGGAAATCGACGGCCTTGTCGTTGGTAAATTCGCGCGACACGATATTGCCGTTCGCTTCCTTCACCCCTTTCTCGAACGCATCGGCGAGACCTTGCCCGAACGCCGTGCGGTCGTCGATGATGCCAATGCGCTTCGCCTTCATCTGCTCGACGACGAAATGCCCCGCCACCACGCCGCCAATACCGTCATGCCCCATCGTGCGGAACACGTTCTTGTAGCCCTGCTTCGTCAGCTGCGGATTGGTCGAGCCAGGCGTGATCATCGCGACATTGGCGTTGTGATACACAGTCGATGCCGGAATGCTGCACCCCGAGTTGTAGTGGCCAATCACGCCGACCACGCCTTCATCGACGAGCTTCTGCGCAACCTGAATCGCGACGCGCGGATCGGCCTGATCGTCCTGCACGTCGAGCACGAACTTGACGGGCTTGCCCGCAATGATCGGATGCTTCGCGTTTTCTTCATCGAGCGCAAGTTGCGCGCCGTATTGCAGGTCCTTGCCGACCCGCGCGACGGGTCCCGTCAACGGGCCGACAAAACCTATCTTGACGATTTCCGGGTCCGCGGCAAATGCGAATGAAGCATGCGCCGCCAGAGCGCAAACCGCTAACCTGATCAGCCATGTACGTCGATTCATGATGCGCTCCTGTCATTAGAAAATGTCGCGCTCTTTGCCTGTCGACTGACCCGATGCGCGACGCCTCGAAGTCGTCCTTGAACACATGCGTATGCGTCGCCTCAGAACCGCGTCGGCGCATAGCGCGACAAATCGAGCGGCGGCGCGCGCCGTGCGACGAGATCGGCCACGATGCGCCCGCTCACGCCTGCCAATGTCAGTCCCAGATGCTGATGCCCGAATGCGTAAATCACGCGCTCGCTGTCGCTCGAACGGCCCAGCACAGGCACGCCGTCGGGCAGCGTAGGCCGGAAGCCGAGCCACGAACTGTCGGGCTGCGTCAGCCCCGGCAACGCGCGCTTCGAAGAAAACGTCAGCAGGTCCAGCAGCGAACGGTTGCGCACGTCGCTGAAGCCGCCCAGTTCGACCGTCCCCGCAACGCGCACGCCGTCGTCCATCGGTGTCATGTAAAAGCCGCGCTCGGCCCAGCCTACAGGCCGCGATATCAGTTGCGTCGCGCCGCGATAGCGCACGTGGTAGCCACGCTCCGTATCGAGCGGCACGCGGTCGCCGCATTGCGCCGCGAACTTCGCGGAGCGCGCGCCCGTCGCAACGACGACATGATCGAAGCGGCGCGGCGTGCCGTCGTCCGTCGTCAGCGTGACGCCGTCTGCCGTGGGCGCAATCGCGCTCACGCTCTTGCGTTCGAGTTCGAGGCCACGCGCCGCGAGCAGTTCATGCAGCGACAGCAGAAAGCCTTGTGGATCGGAGAAGTGCCAGCTGTCGCTGAAGAGCACGCCGCGCTCGAAGATCGGCGCAAGCGCGGGCTCCAGCTCGCGCACCTCGGCGGCGGACAGCACGTCGAACGACACGCCGAGTTGCTTGCGCAGATTCAGCGAAGCGCGCGACGCATCGAATGACGCGCCGCTCGAATACAGATACAGGCATTCCCGTGGCCTCACGTACTTTGCAAGTTCCGGTTGTTCGAGCAAGGGCCCGTAGCCGTCCTGCGCCTGCGCGAGCAATGCAGCGAGCGCGCCGGCACTCGCTTCATAACGCTTGCGCGTCGAGCTGATCATGAAACGCGCGAGCCACGGCAACACATGCGGCAGATAACTCCAGCGCAAACGGAACGGACTCTCGCTCGACAGCAGGAACCGCGGCAGATCGCGGAACACGGAAGGATTGTTCACGGGAATACAGCCATACGGCGCGAACGTGCCCGCGTTGCCGAACGACGCGCCCTGCGCGACGCCCGACGGATCGAACAGCGTGACGCGGTGCCCGTCGCGCATCAGCCAGCCGGCGCTCGCAAGCCCGATGAAACCCGCGCCGACAATGCCGATCTCTGCCATCAACGCTCTCCCGACAATGCACGTCCATCGGCTGCGGAGAGATAACCCGTGCGCGTGCCGTCATCCGCGTTGCGCCGTTTCGCCGCCAGCAGCCATGCCGCCGATGCGAACGCGAGACTCGCGATGCTCGCCATCAGTTGCGGACGCAGTTCGGCATCCAGGCCCATCGCGACCAGCACGCCGACGATCGCCACCACAACCGCATACGAGAGCCACGGGAAGAGCCACATCGGCAGTTCGGGCTGCTCGCCGTTGCGTTGCAGGCGTCGGCGGATGCGGATTTGCGCAAGCGCTGTCGCGAGATAGACGAACAGCATCACGGCACCCGACGCATTGACGAGGAACAGGAACACGCCCTGCGGCGACACGATCGCGGCGATGATCGCCACATAGCCGACCACACTGCTCAACAGCACCGCAAGACGCGGCACGCGCGACGGCGTGAGGCGCAGCAGCGCGCGCGGCGCATCGCCACGTCCCGCGAGGCGGAACAGAATCCGCGACGACACGTACAAACCCGAATTCAGTGCGGACAGCACGGCGACCAGCACGATCGCGTTCATGATGTCGGCCGAGCCCGGCACGCGCATCGTCTCCAGCGCGGCGACGAACGGCGAATGGCCCGTCACGATGCTGGTCCACGGCACGATGCACGCAATCAGGAACATCGAGCCGACATAGAACGTGATCACGCGCAGGATCACCGAGCGGGTCATCGCGGCGACGCTCTTCGCGGGGTTGTCCGATTCGGCGGCGGCGATGGTCGCGATCTCCGCGCCGCCGACCGCAAAGATCACGGTCGGCACGGCCGCGAACACCGACATCGTGCCGAACGGCAAGAAGCCCTTTGTGGCCGTCAGATTGCTCCACGCGCTGTGCGTATGGCCCAGGCCGAACACCCATGCCGCGCCGATCGCGATGAACACGATGATGGCCGCGACCTTGATCGACGCGAACCAGAACTCGAATTCGCCGTACGACTTCACCGACATCAGATTGATGAAGGTCATCAACGACAGCAGCACCAGCCCGATCATCCACACGGGTGCGGGTATCCAGCGCTGCAGGATCGCCGCGCCCGCCACCGCTTCCACGGCGACCACGATCACCCAGAAGTACCAGTAGAGCCAGCCGCTCGTGAAGCCCGCCCAGTCGCCGAGACCAATGCGCGCGTATTCGGTGAACGACCCGACGCCCGGCACGCCGAGCGCCATCTCGCCGAGCATGCGCATCACGAACAGCACCACGATGCCCGCCACCAGATACGACAGGCACGCAGCCGGCCCAACCGTGTTGAGCGTCGCGCTGCTGCCCACGAAAAGCCCCGCGCCGATGATGCCGCCGAGCGAAATCATCGTGACGTGCCGCTGACGCAATGCGACGCCAAGACGGGGCGTGGCGCTCTCCTGTGTGTCGTGCGATGCGCGGGTGTTTGTCCTGCTCTCTGCCATGCGAAATCTCCTTCCAGCTCGATCCTGCAATTCAAAAACCACACAAAACCTGATTCAAAGAATCACACAACATTTTTTTGTGTGCAATTAAAAACGTCATTGTATGGTCCAGGACTTTCCCTGGCGTTGACGGGCGTAGTCCTTGCCAGGCTTGAAAGCAGTGGCACGCATGCGTATCTGGTATAAAATCCGGCGAACTGGCACAAACAGGCAGACAAAGCCTGTTTTGTATGGAGACAGGGCGAGACAATGGCTTCCAGCAGAGACAAGGCAGCACACAGCAACGGCGCCGCAGCCGAGGTGGACCAGACAAACGGCGATCCGGTCCAGACAAAACGCGCGACCTATATCGAGGTATCGGCGTCGATCGAGGACGAGATTCGCGGCGGGGTCTATCCGCCCGGCAGCCGTCTGCCGCCGCAGCGTCAGCTCGCCACCGAACTCGGCATCAATGTGTCGACGGTGTCGCGCGCTTATAAGGAATTGCAGCTGCGCGGCCTGGTGATCGGCAGCAAGCGGCGCGGCTCGCTCGTGACGGGCGGCGCGATGCCGCGCGTCGAAACCGCGATCGCGCCCAATGCCGCACCCGGCGGCGCGATCGATCTGACCGTTAACCGGCCGGCGACGGGCGAGTTCCTGTCGTGTCTCGCGACCACGCTCGCCGATCTGCCGCGCGATCCGCGCTATGCGTCGCTACAGGAATATCAGCCGCCGCAAGGTCCCGACTGGGCGCGAGCGGCGGGCGCGAAGTGGATGGCCGGGCCCGGCTTCACGCCGTCGCAGGAGCATCTCGTTGTCACGAGCGGCGCGCAGCATGGCCTCTATGCCGTGCTCAACAGCCTGATCGGCACGGACGGCGTGATCGTCGCCGACCGGCTCACGTATTACGGCCTGAAGGCGCTCGCGCCCGTGTTCCAGTTCGAGATCGTCAGCGTGCCGAGCGACCGCGACGGGCTGATCACGGATGAAGTCGAACGCATTTGCAGCCGCGTGCCCGTCAAGGCGATTTTTACAGTGCCGAATCTGCAGAACCCGACGGTGACGACGATGAGCCTGGAGCGCCGCGTGGCGCTCGTCGATATCGCGCGGCGTTATGGCGTCGCGATCATCGAAGACGACGTGTATGGTCCGCTCGTCTCGCAGCGTCTGCCTACGCTCGCAAGCCTGTGCCCGGAGCTGACGTTTCACATCGCCGCGACGTCGAAGATACTCGCGCCGGGGCTGCGGCTGGGTTACCTGCTGAGTCCGTCCGAGCGCTCCGCGCTCGCCGCTGAAGCGGTGCGCACGACCGCGTGGATGCCCGCGCCGATGTCGATGCTGATCGCGACCATCTGGATCGAGGACGGCACGGCGCGACGCATCATGGACGCGCAGCTCGCCGAGATCCGCGTGCGTCACGATCTTGCGCGGCAGATTCTGCCGCAAGAGTGGCTGGAGTCCGACCCCGCTTGCATGTTCGTGTGGCTCAAGCTGCCGCCGCCGTGGCGCGCCGACGATTTCGCCGCTAATGCGAAAGCGCGCGGCGTGGTCGTGATGCCTTCATCGGCCTTTGCGGTCGATCGCGCCGAGGTCGAGCATGGCGTGCGGATCAATCTCGCGTGCGCGTCTTCGCGCGAACAACTGGTGAGCGCGCTGCAAACGCTCGCGCAAGCGTTGCGCGATCGCCCGCGTGCGTTGTTCGGCACCATCTGATTGCGCGCCTGGCGCTACAGTTTCGCGGCCTGTTCCGGATCGCCCGATCCCGAAGCAATGGCGATCAGGCCGAGAAGATTGCCGATCAGGCGTCCCTGACGGTCGAGATGCGGCTCGGGTCTCAATGACTTGAGCGCGTTCATCACAAGCGCCCTGGCGATATAACGCGCCGCTTCACTGCGCGACATCTCGCCCTTGCGCCGCAAATAGTTCGGGTTCACAACTTGCGAATAGCCGAACCGCTTCCCCGACACGCGGCCCGATGCCATGCCGAGATGCACGCCGCTCATTTGCGCGCATCGCACGATGGGACCACGGCTCGACAGCCGGCATGAAAAGTCCTTGTCTTCGAGCCAGCCATACAGCACGAGTCTCTCATCGAAACGCAGGCCACTCATTGCGCTCATGCGACACGCCATGTTGCAGCCATAGAGAGAAATGCACGGCGTCAGCGCATGCGGCTCACTCGCCGCACTTTCCGCATCGGTCACGATGCGCCGGGCGTTATCCCACGTCAGCGGACAGCCTTTCGAACCATCCTGCACTGTTTTTCCCGACACGCCGAGCACGGCCGGATTGGACTCGAACATCCGCGCGCATTGCTCGATCCAGTCGCGGCATGGCGCGTAGTCGTCGTCGAAGAATGCGACGATGTCGATATCGCATGGGAGCGCATCGAGCGCGCGATTCCTTTGCGTGGGCAAACCGGCTGATCCGAAGATACGCATCACGGGAAATGGTGTCGGGTACTTTTCACCGACGTCGGCTTCATTCGTAGCGGAGAGAATGACGACACAAGGCGTCATAGTTTGACGTGCGAGAAATGCAAGCGCGTTGGGTATTGCATCGGGACGCCCTTTCGTTGCGATAACGACCGCGACACGTGTCGCATGCACCTCTTTCATCTCGTCGACAGTGCGCCGTTCCATCACTCCCTCCATCATCACTCCCTGTCGTCGCGACATGCATGAAACCGCTCGACTAACGCTAGCACGTATGATCAGCGGCAACGGCGCATGGCGAGATCACGCGAGAGGATTGTCCGAAATCCATGAGGTGTTGTCCAAGGGCGGGATCAGATCGCAATGTACATGGCATCGATATTGATAAGCATCGCGAACTATTTTAATGGGCCATGAAATGCACTAACGTTCGCCAGTTTCTACCGGCTCGAACGATATATACAGTACACCTTACACATTCGGAGGCTGCGCACCTTTACAGCGTGCACTCAGTGGGAAGAAGCTACCTGACGATAGAAAAGACACAGCGCACGCGCGCATTTCTTTCCGCGTCGCGCAGCGTGTCGAGGGGATGTGTCAGACGAAAGGGAGAAGTACTTTTGAAGTGGCGCCTACAGGCCTACAGACCGCCGTTTTCGACGACCCGGCCTTCAGCGCGCCAGCGCAACATGCCGCCCGCGAGATTCGCGACGTCCTCGAACCCTGCCTGGCGAAGCATCACGGTCGCCTGCGCCGAACGGCCGCCCGCGCGACAGACCGTGACAATAGGACGTTCTTTGCCGAGTTCCGCCACGCGTTTCGCCAGACTGCCGAGTGAAATCAGCTTCGCTTCGGGAATGCGTCCAAGCGGGCCGTCGAATTCGTCGGGCTCGCGCACATCGACGATCTGCACCGATTGCAGATGTTCTTCGAGCCATTGTGGATGAATTTCCCAGATCCCCGCGAACGTGTAGGTCAGCGGCGCCCATTCGGGTTGCGGCTTTAGCGACGGATCGCTGGCCGCGACACCGCATTGCATGTTCGCGGGAACGGCGACATCGATTTGCCGCGGATGCGCAAGGCCGAGATTGGTCATATAGCCCGCGAAATCGTCCTCGCAAAGCTCACCCCCCAGCCGTGGATTGAAGCGCCGCTCTTCGGCCACGCTCGTCACCGTCAGGCCCCGATAATCGTGCGCCGGATACAACAGACAGCTTTCGGGCAACGAGAAAAGCTGCTCATGCACCGCGCGAAACAGCGCATGCGGATTACCGTTCTGAAAGTCCGTGCGACCGGTGCCGCGAATCAGCAGACAATCGCCCGTGAAGGCCATCGACTCGTCGTCGAGCACGAGACTGATGCAGCCATTCGTATGACCAGGCGTCGCACGCACACGCAGTTGCCGTGCACCGAAGGAAATCGAATCGCCGTGGCTGACATAGCGGTCCGCTCCCTCCGCGCCGCTCGCCGCCGATATCGCGATCTGGCTGCCCGTGCGTTTTTTCAGCAGCCACGCGCCTGTCACATGATCTGCATGGACGTGCGTGTCGATCGTAAAGAGCAGGCGCAGGCCGAGTTCGTCGAGCAGCGCGGCATCGCGGCGCGTCTGCTCGAACACGGGGTCGATCAGTACGGCCTCGCGTGTGTCGCTGTCAGCGAGCAGATAGGTGTAGGTAGACGATTGCTGGTCAAACAGTTGTCGGAAGATCAGCACGCTCACGGTCTCTCAACGTGTGTCGGAAAACGCCTCTGTTGCGAATAGCAATCACGCCGGCGCGCGCTTCACAACTGCGCGCGCCGGACCGTCGCTCAAGGTCTCACTTGGGTTGCTGCACGTAACGCAGATACGGCTTCAACGTCTTGAAGCCCTGCGGATACTTCTCTTTGGCCGCTTCGTCGGACACGGACGTCGGAATGATCACGTCCTCGCCCGGTTTCCAGTTCACGGGCGTGGCGACCGTGTGCTTCGCGTTCAGTTGCAGCGAGTCCAGCAAACGCATCACTTCGTCGAAATTCCGGCCCGAACTCATCGGATAGACGAGCATCGCCTTCACCTTCTTGTCCGGCCCGATCAGGAACACCGAACGCACCGTCGCGTTGTCGACAGCCGTGCGCGGGCCGCCGCTCGCTTCGGGGTGAATCATGTCGTAGAGCTTCGCGACGTTCAGATCGGCGTCGCCGATCATCGGATAATTGATCGCGTTGCCCTGCGTCTCCTCGATGTCCTTCACCCATTTCTGGTGATCGCTGACGGGGTCGATGCTTAGTCCGATGATCTTCGTGTTGCGCTTGTCGAATTCCGGCTTGAGTCCCGCCATGTAGCCCAGTTCCGTCGTGCAGACGGGGGTGAAGTCCTTTGGATGCGAGAACAGGATTGCCCAGCTATCGCCGATCCATTCGTGAAATCGAATCGTGCCTTCTGTGGTCTCCGCCGTGAAATCGGGCGCTACTTCTCCTAGTCGAATCGCCATCTTCTTTCTCCGTGGTAACAGGTTCCAAACGATGCGTCGGATGCCGCCACCGTCGTTGTAACGACGGCCAGCGGGTTATCAGGAATCAGCTTAGAGAACTTCTGACGTTAGCCGCCGGTCATGATGCCGTACGACCCGGCGTGTGCGCAACGGTTCGCGGCGGCTCCCGATCGGCACCAACGCGAGACGAGCGTACATGCGCAGCAGGTAACTTTTATAGCGTAGAACAAATTACACGTTTCGTGTGCAGTTTGTCAGCGCGCCGGATATTTTCGGGCCTGTCTGTTCGTCACGGCACAGGCAGAAGGGGTGCGCGAAGTCCTGGCGCACGGCGGCGAGCGGCACTCCCCACTCGCCGCGCATCAGACCATTACTGCTCGACCTGCCGGTTCCAGCGCTGATCCCATTGCGCGCGGTGCGCGTTGATCGAATCCCAATCGACGACCGTCACCTTCTTCACCAGATCATCCAGATTGCCGAGGCTCTTCTGCATCGCGGGCGTCATCGTCGCGTGCTCGTTGGTCGGAATCTGCTTGCCCGCTGCCGCCGCTTTCGATTGAGCCGGCGCCGACAACAGGAACTGCGCGAGCTTTTGCGCAAGCTGCGGATCGGCGTTGTTCTTCACGACGCACAGGTCGACCAGCAGCAAGACTGCGCCTTCCTTCGGATTCGCGTAGCCGACAGGAATGCCCTTGTCCTGCAGATCGCCGACCGCCGTCGGCGTCAGCGGGAAGAGCCCCGCTTCGCCCGTTTGCACCATCTCCGAGAGCTTCGCCGAATTGGGAATGTACTCGACGACGTTCGGTCCAACCGTGCTCGACCATTTGCTGAAACCCGGCTCGACGTTCTGGTCGTTGCCGCCCATCAAACGGTTGATCGCGAGAAAGCCGTGCAGGCCGAACGTGCTGCTCGACGCGGACTGAAACACCACTTTGCCCTTGTACTTCGGATTGGCGAAGTCCATCCACGATGTGGGCGGCGCCCAGCCTTTCTCCGCGAACAGTTTGGTGTTGTAGCCGATGCCCGTCATGCCGAGCTGCACGCCAGCGCCGATGTCATCCTTCATGCGCGCAAACGGATACAGCTCTTTCAGCACGGGCGCGTCGTCGAGCTTCTGGCACACACCCATGCTGACGGCGCGCGCCATCACACCGTCATCGAGAAACGCAACGTGAATCTGCGGGCTGTTGCGATTGGCGAGCAGTTTCGCGAGCACATCGGACGAGGTGCCCGGCACCACGACCACCTTCACGTTGTTCGCCTTCTCGAAGTCGGGCAGCACCTGGCTCGTGTACGCCTTCTCCATCGGGCCGCCGTTCATGCCGATATAGATCGTTTTGGTTTGCGACCAGGCGGGCGCGGCCGCCCCGATCGCGAACACGGCGGCCAGCGCCGCGACCGTGCTTGACAGCTTCATTGTGGGTCTCCTTGACAGGATTAAAGAACAGCGGGGATCGCGCTTCGGTTGAAGCGGCCGATCGCAAACGCATCGAGCGGCGTCGAGGTCTCGCCGTCGATCACGAGGTCGGCCATCACTTCGCCGACACCGGGCGCAAGCAAAAAGCCGCCGCCCGAAAAACCGAATGCATGCAGCAGGCGCGGCACCTTCTGGCTCGCGCCGATCACGGGATTGCTGTCGGGCGTCTCGCCTTCGACGCCGCTCCACGTGCGGATCAGCAATGCGTCGCGCAATGCGGGCAGCAGCGCGCACGCGTCGCGCATCACAGCGCGTGTGGTTTGCGTCGACGGTTGCGCGTATTCGCCGTCGCCATGTCCGCGCCCGCCGCCGATCACGCAGTTGCCGCGTTCGACCTGGCGCGCGTACACGCCGCCGCCCACGACGCCCAGGTTGTGCGTCACGAAGCGCGGCAGCGGCTCGGTCACCCACATGTTGGGATAGATCGGTTTCATCGGCACGGCTTCGTTGAAAAAGCCCGCGACGGTGTTCGCCCACGCGCCCGCGCTGTTGATCAGCCAGTCGGCCGTGATGCGTTCGTCGCCCGCGCGAATCTGGAAGCGCGAGCCGTCGTGCGTGATATCGGTGAGCGCGGTTTGCTCGCGTACCACGGCGCCCGCCCGTTGCGCCGCGCGAGCGAAAGCGGGCGACACGAGGCGCGGATTCGCGTGACCATCGCTCATGCACAGCGAGCCACCCAGCGCCGCTTCGCCGAGCCACGGATAACGCTTGCGGAACGCCGCGCCTGCCAGCAGTTCGGTTTCGAGCCCGTGTTCGCGCGCCATCGCGGCCCACGTTTCGAGCACGGCAAAATCGCTGTCGCGCCGCGCCAGACGCAGATGTCCCGACACGACGAGTTCCCCGTCGATGCCAATGAGTTCCGGCAAGCGGTCCCAGACGCGCCGCGCGCGCATCGCAAGCGGCATCTGTTCGGCGGGGCGTCCCTGGCATCGCACGCCGCCGTAGTTGACGCCGCTCGCCTGCGCGCCGCAATAGCGCCGCTCGAACAGGCCGACGCGCACGCCGCGCCGCGCGAGCGCCAGCGCCGCCGACGAGCCGACCAGCCCGCCGCCCGCGATCACGACCTGATAGTGGACGGCGTCACTCATCGCGTGCCTCCTCGGGAATCGCGGCGACGACGTCGTCGAACAGCATCGGCGAGATGGGAATGGGCTTGATGGGCGCCTGACTGCGCAGACGCCCGACGCTTTCCGGCGGACGTCCCGTTTCCTCGCTCAGCAGCGCAATGGCCGCTTCGCCGCACATGCGCCCCTGGCAGCGGCCCATGCCGACACGCGTCAACGCCTTGAGCCGGTTGATCTCGCTGGCCTCGCCGCCACGAATGCAGCGGCGCAATGTGCCCGCATCGACTTCTTCGCAGCGGCAGACGGTCATGTCGTCGGGCCAGTGCTTCGCGGGTTGTGAGGGCGGCGCAAAGGCCGCTTCGATGCCTGCGCGAAACACGGCGATGCGTTGCAAGCGGCGTTCGAGCGTGGCGGGATCGAGGCCATCCGCGTGCGCGGGATGCTCAATGCCGAGATCGTCGAGCAGCGCGAGCGCCGCACGTCGGCCCGCGAGTTCAGCGGCGTCCGCGCCTGCGATACCCGCGCCATCGCCAGCGAGATAGATGCCCGCCACCGAGCTGCGCCCTGCCGCGTCGCGCTCAGGCAACCAGCAGCCGTTCAATGTATCGAAGCGGAAGCGGCATCCGGCGAGGTCCGCGAGTTGCGTTTCCGGGCGCAAGCCGAAGCCGAGGCCAACGGCATCGCAGGTAATCGTTTCGATGCGCTCGCTCTCATGCGATGCCTTGAAGCGAATGCCCGCCACGCCCTCTTCGCCGTCGATGCCGACCAGCGTCACGCCACGCTCCATCCTGACGCCGCGCGCCTTGAGCCACGCCACGTAATAGATGC
Coding sequences within:
- a CDS encoding peroxiredoxin → MAIRLGEVAPDFTAETTEGTIRFHEWIGDSWAILFSHPKDFTPVCTTELGYMAGLKPEFDKRNTKIIGLSIDPVSDHQKWVKDIEETQGNAINYPMIGDADLNVAKLYDMIHPEASGGPRTAVDNATVRSVFLIGPDKKVKAMLVYPMSSGRNFDEVMRLLDSLQLNAKHTVATPVNWKPGEDVIIPTSVSDEAAKEKYPQGFKTLKPYLRYVQQPK
- a CDS encoding FAD-binding oxidoreductase; translation: MSDAVHYQVVIAGGGLVGSSAALALARRGVRVGLFERRYCGAQASGVNYGGVRCQGRPAEQMPLAMRARRVWDRLPELIGIDGELVVSGHLRLARRDSDFAVLETWAAMAREHGLETELLAGAAFRKRYPWLGEAALGGSLCMSDGHANPRLVSPAFARAAQRAGAVVREQTALTDITHDGSRFQIRAGDERITADWLINSAGAWANTVAGFFNEAVPMKPIYPNMWVTEPLPRFVTHNLGVVGGGVYARQVERGNCVIGGGRGHGDGEYAQPSTQTTRAVMRDACALLPALRDALLIRTWSGVEGETPDSNPVIGASQKVPRLLHAFGFSGGGFLLAPGVGEVMADLVIDGETSTPLDAFAIGRFNRSAIPAVL
- a CDS encoding extracellular solute-binding protein, yielding MKLSSTVAALAAVFAIGAAAPAWSQTKTIYIGMNGGPMEKAYTSQVLPDFEKANNVKVVVVPGTSSDVLAKLLANRNSPQIHVAFLDDGVMARAVSMGVCQKLDDAPVLKELYPFARMKDDIGAGVQLGMTGIGYNTKLFAEKGWAPPTSWMDFANPKYKGKVVFQSASSSTFGLHGFLAINRLMGGNDQNVEPGFSKWSSTVGPNVVEYIPNSAKLSEMVQTGEAGLFPLTPTAVGDLQDKGIPVGYANPKEGAVLLLVDLCVVKNNADPQLAQKLAQFLLSAPAQSKAAAAGKQIPTNEHATMTPAMQKSLGNLDDLVKKVTVVDWDSINAHRAQWDQRWNRQVEQ
- a CDS encoding glycosyltransferase family 2 protein, producing the protein MERRTVDEMKEVHATRVAVVIATKGRPDAIPNALAFLARQTMTPCVVILSATNEADVGEKYPTPFPVMRIFGSAGLPTQRNRALDALPCDIDIVAFFDDDYAPCRDWIEQCARMFESNPAVLGVSGKTVQDGSKGCPLTWDNARRIVTDAESAASEPHALTPCISLYGCNMACRMSAMSGLRFDERLVLYGWLEDKDFSCRLSSRGPIVRCAQMSGVHLGMASGRVSGKRFGYSQVVNPNYLRRKGEMSRSEAARYIARALVMNALKSLRPEPHLDRQGRLIGNLLGLIAIASGSGDPEQAAKL
- a CDS encoding MBL fold metallo-hydrolase, whose amino-acid sequence is MIFRQLFDQQSSTYTYLLADSDTREAVLIDPVFEQTRRDAALLDELGLRLLFTIDTHVHADHVTGAWLLKKRTGSQIAISAASGAEGADRYVSHGDSISFGARQLRVRATPGHTNGCISLVLDDESMAFTGDCLLIRGTGRTDFQNGNPHALFRAVHEQLFSLPESCLLYPAHDYRGLTVTSVAEERRFNPRLGGELCEDDFAGYMTNLGLAHPRQIDVAVPANMQCGVAASDPSLKPQPEWAPLTYTFAGIWEIHPQWLEEHLQSVQIVDVREPDEFDGPLGRIPEAKLISLGSLAKRVAELGKERPIVTVCRAGGRSAQATVMLRQAGFEDVANLAGGMLRWRAEGRVVENGGL